The Henckelia pumila isolate YLH828 unplaced genomic scaffold, ASM3356847v2 CTG_461:::fragment_3, whole genome shotgun sequence genome window below encodes:
- the LOC140871489 gene encoding cytochrome b-c1 complex subunit Rieske-4, mitochondrial-like, whose amino-acid sequence MLRVAGRRLSSLSWLSGRNSSAAYSARNPPAAFHPSSDDRAPFISSPPPTNSYLDQIRGFSSGVLASGQEIGMIPDLPATVAAIKNPSSKIVYDEHNHERYPPGDPSKRAFAYFVLTGGRFVYASLARLLVLKFVLSMSASKDVLALASLEVDLANIEPGATVTVKWRGKPVFIRRRTEDDINLANSVDVASLRDPQQDSERVKNPEWLVVVGVCTHLGCIPLPNAGDFGGWFCPCHGSHYDISGRIRKGPAPFNLEVPTYSFLEENKLLVG is encoded by the exons ATGTTGAGAGTAGCAGGGCGGAGGCTGTCGTCTCTTTCATGGCTATCTGGTCGGAATTCGTCGGCCGCCTACTCGGCCCGAAACCCTCCCGCCGCCTTCCATCCATCTTCAGATGACCGCGCACCATTCATTTCCTCACCTCCTCCTACCAATTCATATCTCGATCAAATCAGAG GATTTTCATCTGGTGTCCTTGCGTCTGGACAGGAGATTGGTATGATTCCAGATCTCCCAGCTACAGTGGCTGCAATAAAGAACCCCAGTTCAAAGATTGTGTATGATGAGCACAATCATGAGCGGTATCCACCTGGTGATCCCAGTAAACGTGCATTTGCGTATTTTGTTTTGACTGGTGGCAGGTTCGTGTATGCATCACTGGCCCGTCTCCTAGTCCTCAAATTTGTTTTGAGTATGTCTGCAAGTAAAGATGTCCTTGCTCTTGCTTCGCTTGAGGTGGATCTAGCCAACATTGAACCCGGGGCAACTGTTACCGTGAAGTGGCGTGGGAAGCCAGTTTTCATAAGGCGTCGAACTGAAGATGACATAAATTTGGCTAACAGTGTTGATGTTGCATCTCTTCGTGATCCACAACAAGATTCTGAGAGGGTCAAGAACCCAGAATGGCTTGTGGTAGTTGGGGTGTGTACCCATCTGGGGTGTATTCCATTGCCGAATGCTGGTGACTTTGGTGGTTGGTTTTGCCCTTGCCATGGATCCCATTACGACATCTCAGGCAGGATTCGCAAAGGACCTGCACCATTCAACCTAGAGGTTCCCACTTATAGCTTCTTGGAAGAAAACAAGCTATTGGTTGGGTGA
- the LOC140871487 gene encoding obtusifoliol 14-alpha demethylase, translated as MTVSMDVEESPPAYKQIMSVGILLLATLVVAKFAYALIIPRSKKRLPPTVKSWPVLGGLVRFLRGPIVMLREEYPKTGSVFTLKLLNKNMTFLIGPEVSAHFFKAPESELSQQEVYQFNVPTFGPGVVFDVDYTVRQEQFRFFTEALRVTKLKSYVDQMVVEAEEYFSKWGDSGEVDLKYELEHLIILTASRCLLGEEVRNQLFEDVSALFHDLDNGMLPISVIFPYLPIPAHRRRDQARKKLAEIFANIINSRRQTGKAQNDLLQCFIDSKYKNGRSTTEAEVTGLLIAALFAGQHTSSITSTWSGAYLLCNPKYMSSVVDEQQKLIEKHGDKVDYDILSEMEVLYRCIKEALRLHPPLIMLLRSSHNDFSVKTREGIEYDIPKGHIVATSPAFANRLPHIFKDPDTYDPDRFAPGREEDKAAGAFSYISFGGGRHGCLGEPFAYLQIKAIWSHLLRNFELELVSPFPETDWNAMVVGVKGKVMVRYRRRELSPK; from the exons ATGACGGTATCCATGGATGTGGAGGAATCACCCCCCGCCTACAAGCAAATCATGAGCGTGGGGATCCTTCTGCTGGCCACTCTCGTGGTGGCAAAATTTGCGTATGCATTGATAATTCCAAGATCCAAGAAAAGGCTGCCGCCTACGGTGAAGTCATGGCCCGTGCTGGGTGGCCTGGTGCGGTTCTTGAGAGGGCCGATTGTGATGCTGCGTGAGGAGTACCCTAAGACTGGGAGTGTGTTCACTCTCAAACTGCTTAACAAGAACATGACTTTCTTGATCGGGCCGGAGGTTTCTGCCCATTTCTTCAAGGCCCCGGAATCTGAACTCAGTCAGCAAGAGGTGTACCAATTCAATGTGCCTACGTTTGGGCCGGGGGTGGTGTTTGATGTGGACTACACCGTTAggcaggagcagttcaggtttTTCACTGAGGCTCTCAGGGTTACTAAGCTGAAAAGTTACGTCGATCAGATGGTTGTGGAGGCAGAG GAATATTTCTCAAAATGGGGAGACAGCGGTGAAGTGGATCTGAAGTATGAGTTGGAACACCTAATCATATTGACAGCCAGTAGATGTCTGTTGGGTGAAGAGGTTCGCAATCAGCTTTTTGAAGATGTTTCTGCTCTCTTCCACGACCTTGATAACGGAATGCTTCCTATCAGTGTGATATTTCCATACCTGCCAATTCCAGCCCATCGCCGTCGTGACCAAGCTCGTAAGAAGCTTGCCGAGATTTTCGCCAACATCATAAATTCTCGAAGACAAACAGGCAAGGCACAGAATGATTTGTTGCAATGCTTCATAGATTCTAAGTATAAAAATGGGCGCTCCACAACTGAGGCGGAGGTTACTGGCCTGCTAATTGCTGCTCTTTTCGCTGGTCAGCACACAAGCTCCATTACTTCCACATGGTCAGGGGCGTACCTCCTCTGCAACCcaaaatacatgtcatctgtGGTGGATGAACAGCAGAAATTGATTGAGAAACATGGGGATAAGGTTGATTATGACATTTTGTCTGAGATGGAAGTCCTATACCGTTGCATAAAGGAAGCCCTCAGACTCCACCCTCCACTGATAATGCTTCTACGTAGCTCACATAACGACTTTAGTGTGAAGACCAGAGAAGGTATCGAATACGACATTCCCAAAGGCCACATTGTGGCCACTTCACCTGCCTTTGCAAACCGACTCCCGCACATCTTCAAAGATCCAGACACTTATGATCCTGACAGGTTTGCGCCAGGGAGAGAGGAGGATAAGGCAGCTGGAGCTTTCTCCTACATATCTTTTGGCGGTGGCAGGCATGGTTGTCTAGGAGAGCCATTTGCATATCTGCAAATCAAAGCAATATGGAGCCATTTGCTTAGAAATTTTGAACTGGAGCTCGTCTCACCCTTCCCAGAGACTGACTGGAATGCCATGGTAGTGGGCGTGAAAGGAAAAGTTATGGTGCGGTACAGGCGCAGGGAGCTTTCCCCTAAATAA